A genomic region of Metopolophium dirhodum isolate CAU chromosome 1, ASM1992520v1, whole genome shotgun sequence contains the following coding sequences:
- the LOC132937311 gene encoding homocysteine S-methyltransferase-like yields MQDSTVLNMKMYLLDGSFISGILPYVEYDSVMKHPLWGSNLIFNNEEAVVKAHRDYIRAGAEFLTTNTYQASIEGFQKYLNFDYDQSFQLIKKSVTICRRAIMEESSGRTIRIMGSVGPYGASLCDGSEYNGNYVGKIGSKDLYDWHKPRIQALVEAGVDVVLFETIPSIVEADILLNILAEYPNQKACLSFSCKDSKHISHGETFASAVEKFWTNDLRKQLIAIGMNCLDPKLITPLLTSVKTENVDFITYPNGGGVWDAVNKCWDNTQMYQVTIDDLNLWSEKGLKIIGGCCNTGVTEISRIRNLIDNLSS; encoded by the exons ATGCAGGATTCAACGGTGCTCAATATGAAAATGTACCTCTTGGACGGAAGTTTTATCAGTGGAATTTTGCCATACGTGGAGTACGACAGCGTCATGAAACATCCACTTTGGGGttctaatttgatttttaacaacGAAGAAGCTGTTGTTAAAGCCCACAGAGATTATATCAGAG CTGGAGCGGAATTTCTGACCACCAACACTTACCAGGCAAGTATCGAAGGCTTTCAAAAATACTTGAACTTCGACTATGATCAGAGTTTCCAATTGATCAAAAAATCTGTCACGATTTGTCGGCGAGCAATAATGGAAGAAAGTTCTG GGAGGACAATTCGAATAATGGGATCTGTTGGTCCGTACGGCGCTTCACTGTGTGATGGTTCCGAGTACAATGGAAATTATGTAGGCAAAATTGGCTCAAAAGATCTGTACGATTGGCACAAGCCTCGGATCCAAGCACTGGTAGAGGCTGGTGTCGATGTAGTACTTTTTGAAACGATTCCTTCGATCGTCGAGGCTGACATTTTGCTAAACATACTGGCCGAGTATCCAAATCAAAAAGCATGCTTGTCGTTCTCGtgtaag GACAGCAAACACATAAGTCACGGAGAAACATTTGCAAGCGCTGTTGAAAAGTTCTGGACAAATGATTTACGAAAACAATTGATTGCCATCGGCATGAACTGTCTGGACCCAAAACTCATAACACCACTTTTGACGTCCGTAAAAACTGAGAATGTCGATTTCATAACTTATCCAAATGGAGGTGGAGTATGGGATGCCGTTAATAAATG CTGGGATAATACTCAAATGTACCAAGTTACCATCGACGATCTAAACTTGTGGAGTGAAAAAGGTCTGAAAATAATCGGAGGTTGTTGTAACACTGGTGTAACTGAAATATCACGTATTAGAAACTTAATTGACAATTTATCTTCTTAA